In a single window of the Lentimicrobiaceae bacterium genome:
- a CDS encoding TolC family protein: MKNTIVIIIIAALFFLNNISYSQTYTLEECTKLAISHYPTIKEFGHMQQSEEYNLSMINMIFFPQLSFEAKATYQTDVPNLPIEMPGFSFPRLSKDNYGVNIAANQLIWDGGLTKANANIIKANTKIKTNELEVEIFELKTRVQNIYFAILLINEQLAQQKRIAEELELQLGKVNSYIENGISGEKDADIIKVEQLRVKQNTATIEQSKTAYLQMLSYLTGKKIDDPNSLIVPDTAIDIDYNKINRPEINLLNAQYELFGIKEYNIKIKSTPNLGFFVQGGYGRPGLNYFENEFKFYAHGGVRLAWNFGNLYSIEDERKEYKLQKENIKIQEEKFLFNLDMRVIEIKNNIAKYNQLLKYDQEIINLREELKKSAEIEVENGTLSITDLLDRVFQLELAKQNLYQHRLKKLIEILTLKQTLNN, translated from the coding sequence ATGAAAAACACAATAGTTATAATAATAATTGCAGCGTTATTCTTCTTAAATAACATTTCGTATTCACAAACCTACACTCTTGAAGAATGTACCAAGCTTGCCATTTCGCACTATCCCACAATAAAGGAGTTTGGGCATATGCAACAAAGCGAAGAGTATAATCTTTCAATGATAAATATGATATTTTTCCCTCAGTTATCATTTGAAGCAAAAGCCACTTACCAAACCGATGTGCCTAATCTTCCTATAGAAATGCCGGGATTTTCGTTCCCACGACTTAGCAAGGATAATTACGGCGTTAATATTGCGGCAAATCAGCTTATATGGGACGGCGGTTTAACTAAGGCTAATGCAAATATCATTAAAGCAAACACCAAAATTAAAACTAACGAGTTGGAAGTCGAAATTTTTGAGCTTAAAACAAGAGTGCAAAATATATACTTCGCAATATTACTAATAAACGAACAGCTTGCTCAACAAAAGCGTATTGCCGAAGAATTGGAACTTCAGTTAGGAAAAGTAAATTCGTATATTGAAAACGGAATTTCCGGCGAAAAGGATGCCGACATTATAAAGGTTGAGCAATTAAGGGTAAAACAAAACACAGCAACAATAGAACAAAGCAAAACTGCATACTTGCAAATGCTGTCGTACCTTACAGGCAAAAAAATCGATGATCCAAATTCTTTAATTGTCCCCGATACAGCAATAGACATCGATTATAATAAAATTAACAGACCGGAAATTAACTTGTTAAATGCACAGTACGAACTGTTCGGAATAAAAGAATACAATATCAAAATAAAGAGTACTCCGAATTTAGGTTTCTTTGTTCAAGGTGGTTATGGTAGACCGGGTTTAAACTACTTTGAAAACGAATTTAAATTCTACGCCCACGGCGGAGTTAGATTAGCTTGGAACTTCGGAAACTTGTACTCAATTGAAGACGAAAGAAAAGAGTATAAATTGCAAAAAGAAAACATTAAAATTCAGGAAGAAAAGTTTCTTTTTAACTTGGATATGAGAGTTATAGAAATTAAAAACAACATCGCTAAATACAATCAGTTGCTTAAATATGACCAAGAAATAATAAACCTGAGAGAAGAACTGAAAAAAAGCGCAGAAATAGAAGTTGAAAACGGCACACTCTCAATCACCGACCTTTTAGATAGGGTGTTCCAATTGGAACTCGCAAAACAAAACTTGTATCAACACAGGTTGAAAAAATTAATAGAAATTCTTACTTTAAAACAAACTCTTAACAATTAA
- a CDS encoding TetR family transcriptional regulator: protein METSTRDKIIIAAKELFTERGYNATKSRDIANLAGINLALLNYHFKSKENLYKIIVYDSFVQILGNLEPILSDEKISLIEKIEILAKQYTALLIENENLPFFVLRELQKNADIFKDIMQSMRLKTENVFTKQLLELGSEQTAIDIIFNTISLVIMPFITKQLFISSGLISEDEFVPYMKQRQEKIPYWIMQMVAND from the coding sequence ATGGAAACAAGTACACGAGACAAAATAATAATAGCTGCAAAAGAGCTGTTTACCGAAAGGGGTTATAACGCCACAAAGTCACGTGATATAGCCAATCTTGCCGGAATAAACCTTGCACTACTAAACTATCATTTTAAAAGTAAAGAAAATCTGTACAAAATAATAGTTTATGACAGTTTTGTTCAAATATTAGGCAACTTAGAGCCAATATTGTCGGACGAAAAAATTTCTTTAATCGAAAAGATAGAAATTTTAGCCAAACAGTATACGGCACTGCTGATAGAAAACGAAAACCTACCTTTTTTTGTACTCAGAGAATTGCAGAAAAATGCAGATATTTTTAAAGACATCATGCAAAGTATGAGACTAAAAACTGAAAACGTTTTTACAAAACAGCTTTTGGAATTAGGTTCCGAGCAAACTGCTATAGATATTATATTCAATACAATTAGTTTGGTTATAATGCCTTTTATTACTAAGCAACTATTTATCAGTTCTGGGCTGATTTCGGAAGACGAATTTGTGCCTTACATGAAGCAAAGACAAGAAAAAATTCCTTATTGGATTATGCAAATGGTAGCTAATGATTAA
- a CDS encoding glycosyltransferase family 2 protein gives MKTDENIINYSVVIPVFNSQDTLVMLVAQIREVFLSQNLTFEIILVDDYSTDKSWEVVCNLKKEYENEIIGIKLSKNYGQHNAVFCGIVHSCGEFVITIDDDLQTPPQEIIKLIERQKETNSDVVYGIYQEKKHSWFRNWGSRSIQRLSKWLFKYPGKGSSFRIFTKQIAQNLSIHKHPFTYIDEIFHWYTNNINFVDVEHQKRLHNKSGYSNWRLIKLFANILFYYTAFPLKLMTILGFIFSIIMFLVGIRYIIQKIFFNVPLGYTSLIVAILFSTGIIMMCLGIIGEYLSRIYLFQNKKPPYSISQIAE, from the coding sequence ATGAAAACAGACGAAAATATAATCAACTATAGTGTAGTTATCCCTGTGTTCAACAGTCAGGATACGCTTGTAATGCTTGTTGCACAAATAAGAGAAGTATTTTTGAGCCAAAACCTGACTTTCGAGATAATTTTGGTCGATGATTATAGCACAGACAAGAGTTGGGAAGTAGTTTGTAATCTGAAAAAAGAATACGAAAATGAAATAATCGGCATAAAGCTATCGAAAAATTACGGACAACATAATGCTGTTTTTTGCGGTATAGTTCACTCTTGCGGAGAGTTCGTTATTACTATTGATGATGACTTGCAGACACCTCCGCAAGAAATTATCAAGCTAATAGAAAGGCAAAAAGAAACCAACTCGGATGTTGTTTACGGCATATATCAAGAAAAAAAACACAGTTGGTTTAGAAATTGGGGCTCAAGATCTATACAAAGACTTTCAAAATGGCTATTCAAATATCCCGGAAAAGGGTCGTCATTCAGGATTTTTACCAAACAAATTGCTCAAAATTTATCAATACACAAGCACCCCTTTACCTACATTGACGAAATTTTTCATTGGTACACTAATAATATCAATTTCGTTGATGTTGAGCATCAAAAACGTTTGCACAACAAATCGGGGTACTCCAATTGGCGACTTATCAAGCTATTTGCCAATATATTATTTTATTATACGGCTTTCCCTCTAAAACTTATGACTATTCTTGGATTTATTTTCTCCATAATAATGTTCCTTGTAGGTATTAGATACATCATTCAGAAAATATTTTTCAATGTCCCTTTAGGTTATACTTCTTTAATAGTTGCAATTTTGTTTTCAACCGGCATTATTATGATGTGTTTAGGTATTATAGGCGAATATTTGTCGCGTATTTATCTTTTTCAAAACAAAAAACCTCCTTACTCAATTTCACAAATAGCTGAGTAA